In Brachypodium distachyon strain Bd21 chromosome 2, Brachypodium_distachyon_v3.0, whole genome shotgun sequence, one genomic interval encodes:
- the LOC100842641 gene encoding uncharacterized protein LOC100842641 yields the protein MLLLNVIFVDIKVIFPSSVSWGFRNEEAKSQAQLNFEAEQQAWFEDFMKTQQEKMVHPQSAILSDVDQEHVISENEEKVAQIWEEERSEIKEDDALEDKTHNEQELDYGSSKDIVAANLEDIEDKEANGVENEDNEEIQVDMSIIIQECDETGLSNPINDILPYEFPATTLHCLIPSLKVELNCDFLKFDDAYFVSDNTEIHDDDSC from the exons ATGTTGCTCCTGAATGTCATATTTGTGGATATCAAGGTCATATTCCCGTCGAGTGTCAGCTGG GGATTTAGGAATGAAGAGGCGAAGTCACAAGCTCAGTTAAATTTTGAAGCAGAACAACAAGCTTGGTTTGAAGATTTTATGAAGACGCAGCAAGAGAAGATGGTTCATCCACAATCAGCTATACTTTCAGATGTAGATCAAGAACATGTGATTTcagaaaatgaagaaaaagttGCTCAGATTTGGGAAGAAGAGAGATCCGAGATTAAAGAAGATGATGCACTAGAAGACAAGACACACAATGAGCAAGAGCTGGACTATGGAAGTAGCAAAGATATAGTGGCTGCCAATCTTGAAGATATTGAAGATAAAGAGGCTAATGGAGTGGAAAATGAAGATAATGAGGAGATTCAAGTCGACATGTCAATTATCATTCAGGAGTGTGATGAAACAGGTTTATCAAACCCAATTAATGACATTCTTCCTTATGAATTCCCTGCTACTACCTTGCATTGCTTGATACCATCACTTAAGGTAGAACTGAATTGTGACTTTCTTAAATTTGATGATGCATACTTTGTTAGTGACAATACTGAAATTCATGATGATGACTCATGTTAA